The following nucleotide sequence is from Nocardioides daedukensis.
CCACACGAGCAACGGCATCGCCTGGGAGGGCAACGACACGGTGCTGATCGTGGTCCATGTCGTCGCCGGGACCGATGCCGAGGACCACGCCGGGACGGTGCTCCGGTTCGACACCTCGGGCAAGCTCGAGCGCGCCGCCGACGTGGAGGACGGTGCCCGCGGGAGCTGGGTCTTCGGACCCCGCCCCTGAGCACGGCCGGCGTTTCCGGGCACCTGAGACGATGGTGGACATGCGTCGCTCCTGCCTTGCCGCCTACGCGGTCTACCTGGCCGCCGCGGCGTACCTCGTCTTCTGGCCACAGCCGGACACCCCTGCCGGGGCGGTCTTCGACGTCCTGACGCTGCTCCAGCGGGTCGGGATCACCTTCGTTCCCGGCCTGGCGGTCGAGTTCGTGCTCAACGTCGCCCTGTTCGTCCCGCTGACGCTGCTCGGGGTGCTGATCTGGCCGCGGATCAACCCGCTGCAGTGGGTGCTCACCGGGGTCGCGGCCACGGTGCTCATCGAGTTCATCCAGTACGCCGCCCTCCCGGACCGCTCCGCGACGCTCATCGACGTCGTGGCCAACGCACTCGGCGCGCTGATCGGTGTCGACCTCGCCCTGCGGTTGCGGTGGCTGATCAGGAAGCGGGCTGCGGGGACGTCCGGGAACCCTGCCGCCACAACCAGACCAGGCCGATGATCGGCAGCAGCAGCGGCACGAAGCCATAGCCGCTGCCGAAGTCGGACCAGACCGTCTGGTCCGGGAAGAGGTCGGGGTCGGCCAGGCTCAGCGCGCCCACGCCCAGGACGCCCACCATCTCGACCGAGATCGCGGTCAGGGCCACGGCGAAGGCGCGGGATCCCTGATAGCGCAGGGCAATCGTGGCCACCACATAGACCAGCGCGGCGAACGCCGAGAGCAGATAGGCGGCCGGAGCCTCGTCGAACTTCGTGGCGATCTGGACCGCCGACCGGGCGCCGGCGGCGACGGCGAACACGGCGTAGACCGCCACCAGGACCTGCCTGCCGGTCGAGCGCGTGCCCGACCTCCGCGCGGTGCTCACCACGTCTGCTGCAGGCGGATCAGCAGCACGGCCATCGTGATCGCCGCGATCGCGACCACCCAGGGGCTGGCCGGCTCGACCGGCTCGCCGTTCTCGTCGGGTTGGCGGGTGAGGAGGAGGAAGGGTACGCCGACCACGGCGACCGCATAGCCGACCGAGATCCACAGTTGGTCGGGCTCGTGCCCCTTGAGCAGGTTGAGCCCGGCCACCACGGCCACCAGGGCGCCACCGATCTGGGCGACCTTCATGCCGTGCCGCACCAGAGGCTCCATCTGGGCCAGGGCAGGGGTGACCGCGACCGATGCTGCGAGCGCGGCGATCACACCTGCATAGGTGGCGATGACGATGGTGAAGAGCCAGGACACGGGGAAGGCTACCGCCCCGCGACCGTAGGGCTCATCGGGTGACGAAGGCGTAGTGGTCGTTGAGGTCGACGGCCACGGCGTCCTTGCTGACCGTGATCGTCCGTGAGCTGGGCTCCGCGCCGAGGTCGATCTCGCTCAGCGGTTCGTCGTGCGAGCCGAGGTCGAAGACCTTCAGGGTCGTCCCTTCGACGAGGTAGACGTTGTCGCCGCACAGCCCCATCGGCGTGGAGGTCGGGATCACCCAGGGATCGCCCTCGCCGTCAGGCGCGGTGAGGTAGTGGTTCTCGAACTCGGTGTCCATGTAGCTCCACACGCCCGAGGATCGGTCCAGGAGCAGCGCGTCGTCGGCGCCGTCCTCGATCGGGAGGAGCTCGAATGACTGATCGACGTGGTCCGGCAAGGCCTTCCCGGTGGCAGCGTCGATGAACTCGGAGGAGTCGAGACGGATCGCCCCGTCCGCAGCGATCAGCCGCGGCTTCCTCGGGGACTCCTTGGTCCACACGACGGTCCCGTCCGTGGTGAGCCGGTGGACCAGGAACGCGTCCTCGCCGTCGTTGTGGCCGAGCAGCAGGTCGCCCTCGACCTGCCCGAGCAACTCACGCTGGCCTCCCGCGCGCCCCGGGCCCTCCGGGTCGGTGACCTCGAAGGTCTCCTCCCCGGACTCGCCGTGCGCCTCGATCACGACCGGTCCGTCCCGACTGTCGTCGGCGAAGTAGGCGACCCCGTCGATCCACACAGGTGCCTGCCCGGTGCCGCCGGAGCGCAGGGACTCGATCGGGGAGATGCTCCCGAGCTCGACC
It contains:
- a CDS encoding VanZ family protein, with protein sequence MRRSCLAAYAVYLAAAAYLVFWPQPDTPAGAVFDVLTLLQRVGITFVPGLAVEFVLNVALFVPLTLLGVLIWPRINPLQWVLTGVAATVLIEFIQYAALPDRSATLIDVVANALGALIGVDLALRLRWLIRKRAAGTSGNPAATTRPGR